Proteins encoded within one genomic window of Companilactobacillus zhachilii:
- the mfd gene encoding transcription-repair coupling factor, whose protein sequence is MNLINFITNKLNLGEFINQVKPDTKNLLTGLTGSTISLFALETLKQTGKKLLIVENTNFHANKIYDDLNLLDSDSVHIFPVEESISTELATSSPDELSQRLDSLSFLASDQSGILVTSIAGMEYELSAKALFQAAQLDIKINEEYDLENLNQEFVQMGYVKDKLVAKPGDFAIRGDIVDIYPLNVDNPVRIDFFGNQVEKIKFFDTETQRSMEELDEINILPAKDRIVTDEQVTTGLKKLQKSYQSQFDATDDKDIKDNLEVNFAQTIEELSEGMRPENIGRIADYLLEQPSSLLDYLAADDIILFDEYNRLVEQSNDSAAENQSWLASQLEFGKALPEQKIRQSFIELVKGDKHPQIYISAFQQGMGHIRLNQLHNVSVRSMQQFFSQMPLLKSEVERWQKQRYTVILAISNEKRINAINDTLIDFGIKATLTTADKVVEGQTQILNASLSSGFEMPDEKVAIITEKELFNKQPKKRRHETLANAERLKSYNELKPGDYVVHVNHGIGKFIGMQTMEVDGKHQDYITIEYRDDGRLFIPVTQLDMVQKYVSAEGKSPKINKLGGNEWQKTKRKVQSNIEDIADDLIDLYAKREAEKGFAFPKDDQMQDDFDNAFPYPETPDQLRSVNEIKRDMEKPHPMDRLLVGDVGFGKTEVALRAAFKAVEAGKQVIFLAPTTLLVQQHYETMKDRFEGFPVNIGVLSRFQTRKQSKETIEQLEDGSLDIVVGTHRLLSKDVKFHDIGLLIIDEEQRFGVKHKEKIKQLKANVDVLTLTATPIPRTLNMSMLGVRDLSLIETAPSNRYPVQTYVMEQNYEVIAGAIKREMARGGQVFYLHNRVEDMDQVAGQLQALVPEARIATAHGRMNETQMEGVIADYLAGEYDVLVTTTIIETGVDMPNTNTLIVENADRYGLSQLYQIRGRVGRSNRVAYAYLMYKPNKVLTEVGEQRLEAIKNFTELGSGFKIAMRDLSIRGAGNLLGKQQHGFIDSVGFDLYTQMLNDAVAKKRGHTKAEKTNSEVNLALEAYLPADYITDQRQKVEMYKRIRQIDSLENYQEVKSELLDRFGDYPQEVGNLLDISLLKDSFDQALVKRVVMRDGLIAIKFSKKASDYLTGDLVFKFLANTTMKAKVNDKKGEFTITLDSGSVKKDEWFAQLQTFAKKMAAGFDNLKKEKIKN, encoded by the coding sequence TTGAATTTAATAAATTTCATTACAAATAAGCTCAACCTTGGGGAATTTATTAATCAAGTTAAGCCAGATACTAAAAATTTATTAACTGGTTTAACGGGATCAACAATTTCCCTTTTTGCATTGGAAACTTTGAAACAAACAGGGAAAAAGCTCCTGATTGTCGAGAATACAAATTTTCATGCCAATAAAATATATGATGATCTCAACTTGTTAGATAGTGATTCAGTACATATCTTTCCAGTTGAAGAGTCGATTTCGACGGAACTAGCTACGAGTTCACCGGATGAGTTGAGTCAACGGCTTGATTCTTTGAGCTTTTTAGCAAGTGATCAGTCGGGAATCTTAGTAACCTCAATAGCTGGTATGGAATATGAACTGTCTGCTAAGGCATTATTTCAAGCAGCACAATTAGATATTAAAATAAATGAAGAGTATGACTTAGAAAATCTCAATCAAGAATTCGTGCAGATGGGATATGTTAAGGATAAATTAGTTGCTAAACCCGGGGATTTTGCGATCCGTGGGGATATTGTCGATATTTATCCACTTAATGTTGATAACCCTGTGCGAATTGATTTTTTTGGAAATCAAGTTGAAAAAATTAAGTTCTTTGATACTGAGACACAAAGAAGTATGGAAGAACTTGATGAAATTAATATTTTGCCAGCCAAGGACCGAATCGTCACTGACGAACAAGTAACAACCGGTCTAAAAAAACTTCAAAAGAGTTATCAAAGCCAATTTGATGCTACCGATGATAAAGATATCAAGGATAATTTAGAAGTAAACTTTGCTCAAACAATTGAAGAATTGTCTGAAGGTATGCGTCCAGAAAATATCGGTCGAATTGCAGACTATCTTTTGGAACAACCAAGTAGCTTGTTAGATTATTTGGCAGCTGACGATATTATTTTATTTGATGAGTATAACCGTTTAGTTGAGCAATCAAATGATAGTGCTGCAGAAAATCAGTCTTGGTTAGCTAGTCAATTAGAGTTTGGTAAGGCTTTGCCAGAACAAAAAATCCGTCAAAGTTTTATTGAGTTAGTTAAAGGGGATAAGCATCCTCAAATTTATATTTCAGCTTTTCAACAAGGAATGGGACACATTCGCTTAAATCAATTGCACAATGTCTCAGTTCGTTCAATGCAACAGTTTTTCAGCCAAATGCCTCTGTTGAAATCTGAAGTGGAGCGTTGGCAAAAACAGCGTTATACCGTTATTTTAGCGATTAGTAACGAAAAAAGAATCAATGCTATCAATGATACGTTGATTGATTTTGGTATCAAAGCAACGTTAACGACTGCTGATAAAGTAGTCGAAGGTCAGACACAGATTTTGAATGCTAGCTTGAGTTCTGGCTTTGAAATGCCAGATGAAAAAGTAGCCATTATTACTGAAAAGGAACTCTTCAATAAGCAACCTAAGAAACGTCGTCACGAAACTTTGGCCAATGCGGAACGTTTGAAGAGTTATAACGAATTAAAACCTGGCGATTACGTTGTTCACGTCAACCATGGTATCGGTAAATTTATCGGTATGCAGACGATGGAAGTTGATGGAAAACACCAAGATTACATTACGATCGAATATCGTGACGATGGTCGCCTATTTATTCCAGTAACTCAGTTGGACATGGTCCAAAAGTATGTTTCAGCTGAAGGCAAGTCGCCAAAGATTAATAAATTAGGTGGTAATGAGTGGCAAAAGACTAAGCGTAAAGTTCAGTCAAATATTGAAGATATTGCGGATGATTTGATTGACTTGTATGCCAAGCGTGAGGCTGAAAAAGGTTTTGCTTTTCCTAAAGATGACCAAATGCAAGATGATTTCGACAATGCCTTTCCTTATCCTGAAACTCCCGATCAGTTACGTTCAGTCAATGAAATTAAGCGTGATATGGAAAAACCCCATCCGATGGATCGATTACTGGTTGGGGATGTTGGCTTTGGTAAAACTGAAGTTGCTTTGAGAGCAGCTTTTAAAGCCGTTGAAGCAGGTAAACAAGTTATTTTCTTAGCACCAACGACGCTACTAGTACAACAACATTACGAGACAATGAAAGACCGTTTTGAAGGATTTCCTGTGAATATCGGTGTCTTGTCACGTTTCCAAACTAGGAAACAGAGTAAAGAAACGATTGAACAACTTGAAGACGGCTCACTTGATATCGTTGTTGGGACGCATCGTTTGTTATCAAAAGATGTTAAATTTCACGATATCGGTCTATTGATTATTGATGAAGAGCAACGGTTTGGCGTTAAGCACAAGGAAAAAATCAAGCAGTTGAAAGCCAACGTTGATGTTTTGACTTTGACAGCTACACCGATTCCAAGAACTTTGAATATGTCGATGTTGGGTGTCCGTGATTTGTCGTTGATCGAAACAGCTCCAAGCAATCGTTACCCAGTTCAAACATATGTTATGGAACAAAACTATGAAGTCATTGCTGGTGCAATCAAGCGGGAAATGGCTCGTGGAGGCCAAGTCTTTTATTTGCACAATCGGGTTGAAGATATGGATCAAGTGGCTGGTCAATTGCAGGCACTCGTTCCAGAAGCACGTATTGCTACGGCCCATGGTCGGATGAATGAAACACAAATGGAAGGTGTTATTGCCGATTATTTAGCTGGTGAATATGATGTTTTAGTAACCACAACCATTATTGAAACTGGTGTAGATATGCCTAATACCAATACTTTAATTGTTGAAAATGCCGACCGGTATGGACTTTCACAGTTGTACCAAATCAGAGGTCGTGTTGGTCGTTCAAATCGAGTTGCCTATGCTTATTTGATGTATAAGCCTAATAAGGTCTTAACTGAAGTTGGTGAACAACGTCTAGAAGCAATTAAAAACTTTACTGAATTGGGTTCTGGCTTCAAGATAGCAATGCGTGATTTGTCCATTCGCGGTGCCGGTAACTTGTTAGGTAAACAGCAACACGGTTTCATTGATTCGGTTGGATTTGATCTTTATACACAAATGTTGAATGATGCTGTGGCTAAGAAACGTGGTCACACTAAAGCTGAGAAGACTAATTCAGAAGTCAATTTAGCGTTGGAAGCTTATTTGCCAGCGGACTACATTACTGATCAACGTCAAAAGGTTGAAATGTACAAACGTATCCGCCAGATTGATTCTTTGGAAAATTATCAAGAAGTTAAGTCTGAATTGTTGGATCGTTTTGGTGACTATCCACAAGAAGTTGGAAATCTTTTGGATATCAGCTTATTGAAAGATTCATTTGACCAAGCATTAGTTAAACGTGTCGTGATGCGAGATGGCTTAATTGCAATTAAGTTCTCCAAAAAAGCGAGTGATTATTTAACTGGTGATTTAGTATTTAAATTTCTAGCAAATACTACGATGAAAGCCAAAGTTAATGATAAGAAGGGTGAATTTACGATCACTTTAGACTCTGGCAGCGTCAAAAAAGATGAATGGTTTGCGCAACTTCAAACGTTTGCTAAGAAGATGGCAGCAGGATTCGACAATTTAAAGAAAGAAAAAATTAAAAACTAA
- the pth gene encoding aminoacyl-tRNA hydrolase produces MKLIVGLGNPGKKYDRTKHNMGFMTIDKLMDEYGQTQMKKDFEAEYCKFKVDGETVFLVKPLTFMNESGRAVNFLMGYYQIKPEELMVIQDDLDMPIGKVRLRTKGSAGGHNGIKSIISAVGTKDFSRIKIGIQHPAKQTVVNWVLTPFSKDQEPVALSGIDKASDMVKDWVSGLSADQLMNKYN; encoded by the coding sequence ATGAAACTAATTGTTGGCTTAGGAAATCCTGGTAAAAAATATGATCGTACAAAGCATAATATGGGCTTTATGACCATCGATAAGTTGATGGACGAATACGGTCAAACACAAATGAAAAAAGATTTTGAAGCTGAATATTGTAAATTTAAAGTTGATGGCGAAACAGTGTTTTTAGTCAAGCCATTAACGTTTATGAATGAATCTGGTCGGGCAGTTAATTTTTTGATGGGATATTATCAAATTAAGCCTGAAGAGTTGATGGTGATTCAAGATGACTTGGATATGCCAATTGGTAAGGTAAGATTACGAACAAAGGGTTCTGCTGGAGGACATAATGGGATTAAGAGTATAATCTCAGCTGTGGGGACTAAAGATTTTAGTCGTATCAAAATTGGTATACAGCATCCTGCCAAGCAAACAGTTGTTAATTGGGTTTTGACGCCTTTTTCCAAGGATCAAGAGCCAGTAGCATTATCAGGTATCGACAAAGCAAGTGATATGGTCAAAGACTGGGTCAGTGGTTTGTCAGCCGATCAATTAATGAATAAGTATAATTAA
- a CDS encoding L-lactate dehydrogenase has product MTTPTNEKNHQKVLLVGDGAVGSTFAYAMTLQGIAQELVICDIAKDKIKGDAMDLADALPFSFPKNIHAGEYSDAKDADIVVITAGAPQKPGETRLDLVNKNLNILKTIVDPIVESGFNGIFLVAANPVDILTYATWKLSGFPKERVIGSGTSLDSARLQKFVGEELDLDPRSVNGYIMGEHGDSEFAAWSHLSIGGVTMAEWMKQHPEVTKDTLDAIYKKVVNAAYDIINTKGATFYGIGTALARICKALLSDENTVLPLSNMMTGQYGVSDIYIGSPAIINRKGLKQIIEVPLNDEESAQMKKSAAELEKILKDGFEATGIKGRQ; this is encoded by the coding sequence ATGACAACTCCAACAAATGAAAAGAACCACCAAAAAGTACTTCTAGTTGGTGACGGTGCCGTAGGTTCAACTTTTGCCTACGCAATGACACTTCAAGGTATTGCACAAGAACTAGTTATCTGTGATATCGCTAAAGACAAGATTAAGGGTGACGCAATGGACCTTGCTGATGCACTTCCATTCTCATTCCCTAAGAACATTCACGCCGGTGAATATTCAGATGCTAAGGATGCTGACATCGTTGTTATCACTGCTGGTGCTCCACAAAAACCAGGTGAAACAAGACTTGACCTTGTTAACAAGAACTTGAACATCTTGAAGACAATCGTTGACCCAATCGTTGAATCAGGATTCAATGGTATCTTCTTAGTTGCTGCTAACCCAGTTGATATCTTGACATACGCTACATGGAAACTTTCAGGCTTCCCTAAGGAACGTGTAATTGGTTCAGGTACATCACTTGACTCAGCTAGATTACAAAAATTCGTTGGTGAAGAATTAGATCTTGACCCTCGTTCAGTTAACGGTTACATCATGGGTGAACACGGTGATTCAGAATTCGCTGCATGGTCACACTTGTCAATCGGTGGCGTTACAATGGCTGAATGGATGAAACAACATCCAGAAGTTACAAAAGATACTCTTGACGCTATCTACAAGAAGGTTGTTAACGCAGCTTACGACATTATCAATACTAAGGGTGCTACATTCTACGGTATCGGTACTGCTCTTGCAAGAATCTGCAAGGCTTTGCTAAGCGACGAAAACACTGTTCTTCCATTATCAAACATGATGACTGGTCAATATGGCGTTTCAGACATTTATATCGGTTCACCTGCTATTATCAACCGTAAAGGTCTAAAACAAATCATCGAAGTTCCATTGAACGATGAAGAATCAGCACAAATGAAGAAATCAGCTGCAGAACTTGAAAAAATTCTTAAAGATGGTTTCGAAGCAACAGGTATCAAGGGTCGTCAATAA